A DNA window from Lachancea thermotolerans CBS 6340 chromosome G complete sequence contains the following coding sequences:
- the MCM6 gene encoding MCM DNA helicase complex subunit MCM6 (similar to uniprot|P53091 Saccharomyces cerevisiae YGL201C MCM6 Protein involved in DNA replication component of the Mcm2-7 hexameric complex that binds chromatin as a part of the pre-replicative complex) has translation MSSPPRNSGANLSSTFNDDSPAGNPNIPSSAPPTHHSSPPYSSMSGNYAGSAHFGEDEIGSGPSGATPAFPSSSRSIGGPDRSSQPQMGSSQHFEREEGDVEQEELPLDGVRRRNLNTIKKVDDVTGEKVREAFEHFLEDFTIESQDDGQEPQAVKAYRSQIEFMRVYDLNTIYIDYQHLSTRENGALAMAISEQYYRFLPFLQKGLKRVIRRHAPQLLFTADSVSQNPGGLDTQNTSNADSYTQESQGTGESVPRGGNPSSGFATGASTAGSPEQTERVFQISFFNLPTINRIRDIRAEKIGSLMSISGTVTRTSEVRPELFKASFTCEMCRAVVDNVEQVFKYTQPTYCPNPSCENQAFWTLSVGRSKFLDWQKARIQENANEIPTGSMPRTLDVILRGDCVERAKPGDRCKFTGTEIVVPDVTQLGLPGVKPSSSMDTRGLARSSEGLNNGVSGLKSLGVRDLTYKISFLACHVAPTGKDATSGADTRDEGTELLNLQVNSSGNDDERDQEVFLNSLNPQEINELKEMVKDEQIYDKLVRSIAPAVFGHNTVKKGILLQMLGGVHKTTVEGINLRGDINICIVGDPSTSKSQFLKYVCSFAPRAVYTSGKASSAAGLTAAVVKDEEAGDFTIEAGALMLADNGICCIDEFDKMDISDQVAIHEAMEQQTISIAKAGIHATLNARTSILAAANPVAGRYNRKLTLRGNLNMTAPIMSRFDLFFVVLDDCNEKIDTELAAHIVDLHMKRDEAIDPPFTADQLRRYIKYARTFKPLMNEEARNYLVEKYKELRRDDAQGFSKSSYRITVRQLESMIRLSEAIARANCVDEISPNFVAEAYDLLRQSIIRVDVEDVDVTGDSDDESNEGGNDGGNDSGNDSDGHGDSGDQVASQRSSEEPLETRETPLPSESGHGDKKGKVTISYDKYAAMINLIVQKVAQEDRDGGAELTAADIVDWYLLQRENEINSESEYWQERKLAFKVIKRLVKDKILMQVQGNMQALADHEGDHPISERVVYVIHPNCAVLDNIVGPSRQG, from the coding sequence ATGTCCTCGCCACCCAGGAATAGCGGCGCTAATTTGTCGTCAACTTTTAATGATGACTCTCCCGCGGGGAACCCAAACATTCCATCGTCAGCCCCTCCCACCCATCACTCATCACCTCCATATTCATCGATGAGTGGAAACTATGCAGGTAGCGCCCACTTCGGAGAAGACGAGATAGGGTCAGGACCTTCTGGTGCAACCCCTGCGTTTCCTAGCTCCTCAAGGTCAATCGGTGGACCTGATAGGAGCTCACAACCGCAAATGGGTAGCAGCCAGCACTTCGAGAGGGAGGAAGGAGATGTCGAGCAAGAAGAGTTGCCCTTGGACGGTGTTAGGAGACGAAACTTAAACACAATaaaaaaagttgatgatGTTACAGGTGAAAAGGTTCGTGAGGCTTTCGAgcactttcttgaagatttcaCCATCGAGTCTCAGGACGATGGGCAGGAGCCGCAAGCGGTGAAAGCTTATCGATCACAGATTGAGTTCATGAGGGTTTATGATCTCAACACCATTTATATCGACTACCAGCACTTGTCCACTCGAGAAAACGGTGCCTTGGCAATGGCTATTTCTGAACAGTATTATAGATTTCTGCCGTTTTTACAGAAGGGCCTGAAGAGAGTGATTCGAAGACATGCTCCGCAACTGCTATTCACCGCCGACTCTGTTTCACAGAACCCAGGGGGGCTTGATACACAGAATACCTCGAATGCGGATTCTTACACACAGGAAAGCCAAGGAACTGGTGAATCGGTGCCCCGTGGCGGAAACCCGAGCTCGGGTTTCGCCACGGGTGCTTCCACTGCGGGATCGCCTGAGCAAACTGAGCGCGTGTTTCAAATaagtttcttcaatttACCCACAATAAACCGTATTCGTGACATTAGGGCTGAAAAGATAGGCTCTCTCATGAGCATCTCAGGTACGGTAACAAGAACTTCAGAGGTTCGCccagagctcttcaagGCAAGCTTCACATGTGAAATGTGCCGCGCAGTTGTAGATAATGTTGAACAGGTTTTCAAGTACACTCAGCCAACCTACTGTCCTAACCCTTCCTGTGAAAACCAAGCTTTCTGGACACTAAGCGTTGGAAGATCCAAATTCCTGGATTGGCAAAAGGCCCGAattcaagaaaacgcaAATGAAATTCCAACTGGTTCAATGCCTCGTACTCTTGATGTCATTTTAAGAGGTGACTGTGTCGAACGTGCGAAACCTGGAGACAGATGTAAGTTTACAGGGACCGAAATAGTTGTTCCTGATGTCACTCAGCTGGGGTTACCAGGTGTGAAACCGAGCTCCTCCATGGACACAAGAGGTCTGGCTAGAAGTTCAGAGGGATTGAACAACGGTGTGAGCGGGCTCAAATCCTTGGGTGTCCGCGACCTAACCTATAAAATAAGTTTCCTCGCATGTCATGTTGCACCCACGGGAAAGGACGCTACCAGCGGTGCAGACACACGCGATGAGGGTACtgagctcttgaacctACAAGTCAACAGCTCAGGAAACGACGATGAAAGAGATCAGGAAGTGTTTCTTAACAGTTTGAACCCTCAGGAGATCAATGAGTTGAAAGAGATGGTGAAAGACGAACAAATTTACGACAAGTTGGTACGATCAATCGCACCTGCTGTGTTCGGGCATAATACCGTGAAAAAAGGAATACTGTTACAAATGCTCGGAGGTGTTCACAAGACGACTGTAGAAGGCATAAATCTTAGAGGCGACATCAACATCTGTATTGTTGGCGATCCGTCTACTTCCAAGTCCCAGTTTCTGAAATATGTGTGCAGTTTTGCACCTAGGGCTGTTTACACATCAGGTAAGGCATCTTCTGCTGCAGGTTTAACTGCTGCAGTTGTGAAAGACGAGGAGGCTGGAGACTTTACGATCGAGGCCGGTGCTTTGATGCTTGCTGACAACGGCATATGTTGTATTGACGAATTTGACAAAATGGATATTTCGGATCAGGTTGCTATCCATGAAGCCATGGAGCAACAAACAATCTCCATAGCCAAGGCCGGTATTCATGCCACTTTGAATGCGCGGACTTCTATTTTGGCTGCTGCGAATCCCGTTGCCGGTCGATACAACAGGAAGCTTACACTGAGAGGCAACCTGAATATGACCGCTCCTATTATGTCGCGGTTTGACCTTTTCTTCGTGGTACTCGACGATTGCAATGAAAAAATCGACACTGAGCTAGCAGCACATATCGTAGATCTGCACATGAAGAGAGACGAAGCGATTGACCCACCTTTTACAGCAGATCAGCTTCGTCGTTACATCAAGTACGCAAGAACTTTCAAGCCCTTAATGAACGAAGAGGCTAGAAACTACTTGGTGGAGAAATACAAAGAGCTTCGAAGAGATGACGCCCAAGGGTTTAGCAAGTCGAGTTACCGAATCACAGTTAGACAACTGGAGAGTATGATCAGACTATCGGAAGCTATCGCACGGGCAAATTGTGTTGACGAAATCTCACCCAACTTTGTGGCTGAAGCTTACGACTTACTGCGGCAGAGTATTATCAGAGTCGAcgttgaagatgttgatgTCACAGGTGACTCAGATGATGAATCGAACGAGGGTGGAAACGACGGGGGTAACGACAGCGGTAATGACAGCGATGGTCACGGCGACTCCGGCGATCAGGTAGCATCGCAGAGGTCATCAGAAGAACCGCTAGAGACACGCGAGACGCCTCTGCCTTCGGAATCCGGGCATGGCGACAAGAAAGGCAAAGTGACAATCTCGTACGACAAATATGCCGCCATGATCAATTTGATTGTGCAAAAGGTTGCTCAGGAAGATCGTGACGGAGGAGCAGAGCTCACTGCAGCGGATATCGTCGATTGGTATCTCCTACAACGCGAGAATGAGATCAACAGCGAGTCTGAATATTGGCAAGAGCGTAAACTCGCTTTCAAGGTCATCAAGAGGCTGGTAAAGGACAAAATTCTCATGCAAGTGCAGGGCAACATGCAAGCTCTGGCCGACCATGAGGGCGATCACCCCATATCAGAAAGGGTCGTCTACGTCATCCACCCCAACTGTGCCGTGCTAGACAATATTGTCGGACCATCTCGCCAGGGCTAA
- the KRE6 gene encoding beta-glucan synthesis-associated protein KRE6 (similar to uniprot|P32486 Saccharomyces cerevisiae YPR159W KRE6 Protein required for beta-1 6 glucan biosynthesis putative beta-glucan synthase appears functionally redundant with Skn1p) has product MSVRNLTSNTREQQASYSGGDQGNASASQNVPVRNPFTDDAEDDTYASYSASDTSLLHHDDGASATDAAGAAGSAAVGSRDVSDYKGYYSKGAAGARLTPGSRAGPAALPSSSSLSSHTGISNNDITAPPGFDRYPVVGSRVASMAPVGGAAAVGAAGAAAHNGSHNNSSASISSSDPFISDQDFSPFGGYPTSSFPLHLDEKEDDDYLHNPDPEEEARLDNSKFMLDFKHMDRRSAGGFFGFLFLFLGALTLFVVLPVLTFTGAVDHGKPQTITYLSLYEYPQLSAIRTSLVDPDTPTSAKTWKAKDGSEWPLAFSDEFNAEGRTFYDGDDQFWTAPDFHYAATHDLEWYSPDAVTTANGTLKLRMDAYKNHDLYYRSGMLQSWNKLCFTQGYIEASANLPNYGRVIGLWPGMWTMGNLGRPGYLASTEGVWPYSYEACDAGITPNQSSPDGISYLPGQKLSSCTCDGEDHPNQGVGRGAPEIDIIEGSADTYIGGSGVGVASQSLQLAPFDIWYMPDYDFIEIHNSTVTAMNTYAGGPFQQAVSAVTALNVTWNEFGPDAGYFQSYGFEYLNDHDTGYIRWFVGQQPTMTIHSTALHPNGNINWRPISKEPMSIILNLGISNNWAYIDWNSIFFPVTMSIDYVRIYQPENATSITCDPSGFPTYQYIQDHLNVYSNVNLTSWEDAGYTFPKNTLTGNCKSSKKNKDY; this is encoded by the coding sequence ATGTCAGTTCGAAACTTGACCAGCAACACGCGTGAGCAGCAAGCTTCGTACTCGGGTGGAGACCAAGGCAACGCTTCTGCGTCACAGAACGTTCCCGTAAGGAATCCGTTTACCGATGACGCGGAAGACGACACATACGCTTCCTATAGCGCCAGTGACACATCCCTACTACACCACGATGATGGCGCTAGCGCTACAGACGCGGCTGGGGCTGCCGGAAGCGCAGCTGTCGGCTCGCGCGACGTCTCCGATTACAAGGGCTACTACTCGAAAGGCGCGGCGGGTGCGCGCCTTACACCGGGATCACGAGCTGGTCCTGCCGCGTTGCCCTCCAGCAGCTCACTCAGCTCCCACACGGGGATATCCAACAACGATATTACGGCTCCTCCGGGATTTGACCGCTATCCGGTGGTCGGGTCTCGTGTGGCATCAATGGCGCCCGTTGGCGGTGCTGCTGCCGTGGGAGCCGCCGGTGCAGCCGCTCACAATGGCTCTCACAATAATTCCTCTGCGTCCATCAGCTCGTCAGACCCCTTCATAAGCGACCAGGATTTCTCGCCCTTTGGAGGCTACCCAACGTCCTCTTTCCCGCTGCACCTCGACGAAAAAGAGGACGATGATTACTTACACAACCCAGATCCGGAGGAGGAGGCCCGCCTGGACAACAGCAAGTTCATGCTAGATTTCAAGCACATGGACCGCAGATCTGCCGGTGGGTTTTTCGGCTTCCTGTTCTTATTCCTGGGTGCGCTAACGCTGTTCGTCGTCCTTCCTGTGCTCACTTTCACGGGTGCGGTCGACCACGGTAAACCACAAACTATCACATACCTTTCGCTCTACGAGTACCCCCAGTTATCTGCTATTCGTACATCGCTCGTGGACCCGGATACTCCAACCTCTGCGAAAACGTGGAAGGCCAAGGACGGTTCCGAGTGGCCACTTGCATTTTCAGATGAGTTCAATGCTGAAGGAAGAACGTTCTACGATGGTGACGATCAGTTCTGGACTGCTCCAGACTTCCACTACGCCGCCACTCACGATTTGGAGTGGTACTCGCCAGACGCTGTTACCACTGCAAACGGTACCTTGAAACTTCGCATGGATGCTTACAAGAACCACGATCTGTACTACAGATCCGGTATGCTGCAGAGTTGGAACAAGCTATGTTTCACACAGGGTTATATCGAGGCCTCTGCTAACCTGCCTAACTACGGTCGTGTGATCGGTCTGTGGCCGGGTATGTGGACTATGGGTAATCTGGGAAGACCTGGCTACCTTGCCTCTACCGAGGGTGTGTGGCCTTACTCTTACGAAGCCTGTGATGCTGGTATCACTCCTAACCAAAGTTCGCCTGATGGTATCTCTTACCTGCCTGGCCAGAAACTCTCCTCGTGTACCTGTGACGGCGAAGACCATCCAAACCAAGGTGTTGGTAGAGGTGCTCCTGAAATCGATATTATTGAAGGTTCTGCTGACACATACATTGGAGGGTCAGGTGTTGGTGTAGCATCTCAGTCGCTACAACTTGCTCCTTTTGACATCTGGTATATGCCAGACTACGACTTTATTGAGATTCACAATAGTACCGTTACAGCAATGAACACGTATGCTGGTGGTCCATTCCAGCAGGCCGTGTCTGCAGTTACAGCTCTGAACGTTACTTGGAACGAGTTCGGACCGGATGCGGGCTACTTTCAATCGTATGGGTTTGAATATTTGAATGATCACGACACCGGCTATATCAGATGGTTTGTAGGTCAACAACCAACAATGACCATTCATTCTACAGCTCTCCATCCCAACGGTAATATTAATTGGAGGCCTATTAGTAAAGAGCCGATGTCTATTATTCTAAATTTGGGTATCTCCAACAATTGGGCTTATATCGACTGGAACTCCATTTTCTTCCCTGTAACAATGAGTATCGACTACGTCAGAATATACCAGCCCGAGAACGCCACGAGCATAACTTGCGACCCTTCAGGCTTCCCAACTTACCAATACATCCAAGACCACTTGAATGTTTACTCCAATGTTAACCTCACTTCATGGGAGGACGCTGGCTACACTTTCCCCAAAAACACTTTAACCGGAAATTGTAAGAGCTCTAAGAAGAATAAGGACTACTGA
- a CDS encoding KLTH0G02156p (conserved hypothetical protein), whose translation MWLSAGTPFIGAIVLGILKPQGPSELLVQSFKMPSKSQSLMGQDGVRTFQDMLYQHARAMSHVSVYYATEEVGVSELLHTLVQVLKKGSKLVFLGSGKSFKIILKTVAMLTSLGIDSRYLHPSEALHGDMGAVRPGDALVVCSSSGETQELVQFLEHAGRVLEPSVKVLVTSSTQSTLHALVDQVLYVPQPVQFQEKTLQDGLPSPTVSTTLMLTVLDCFCLALTELYFDGDTARRREFFRKMHPGGGIGKQSQVPVPVPVPVLMPMALHKDAVGAPIDSTVCGHVPDGASESEFLQSIVQFDYCVVAGVRYDSHVLQHRYREWKRSMPAFPLKYSADRSWNLAALLASAVVAANQADSM comes from the coding sequence ATGTGGTTGTCCGCAGGCACACCATTTATAGGTGCCATTGTCTTGGGAATATTAAAGCCACAAGGGCCTTCAGAACTACTTGTTCagtctttcaagatgccGTCCAAGAGCCAGAGCCTGATGGGACAAGATGGTGTACGCACGTTCCAGGATATGCTATACCAGCACGCGAGGGCCATGAGCCACGTTTCGGTGTATTACGCcactgaagaagttggGGTCAGCGAACTGTTACACACACTGGTGCAGGTGCTGAAGAAGGGCAGTAAGCTGGTATTTTTGGGTAGCGGAAAATCGTTCAAGATTATACTCAAGACTGTGGCGATGTTAACGTCTCTCGGTATTGACTCGCGATACTTGCACCCCAGCGAGGCGCTACACGGCGACATGGGCGCAGTGCGCCCCGGAGACGCCCTGGTGGTGTgctccagcagcggcgAGACACAGGAGCTGGTACAGTTCCTGGAGCATGCCGGACGCGTGCTCGAACCTTCAGTCAAGGTCTTGGTGACGTCAAGCACCCAATCCACGTTGCACGCCCTGGTCGATCAGGTGCTATACGTGCCGCAGCCCGTCCAGTTTCAGGAGAAGACGCTCCAGGACGGGCTGCCCTCGCCCACAGTCTCCACGACGTTGATGTTGACTGTGCTGGACTGCTTCTGTCTGGCGCTCACAGAGCTGTACTTTGACGGCGACACCGCGAGGCGGCGCGAGTTTTTCCGCAAAATGCACCCTGGCGGCGGGATCGGCAAACAATCGCAAGTGCCCGTACCCGTACCCGTGCCCGTGCTGATGCCGATGGCGCTGCACAAGGACGCGGTCGGAGCGCCGATCGACTCAACGGTGtgtggtcacgtgccagACGGCGCCTCCGAGAGCGAGTTCTTGCAGTCCATCGTGCAGTTTGACTACTGCGTCGTCGCCGGTGTGCGCTATGACTCGCACGTGCTACAGCATCGCTACCGCGAATGGAAGCGTAGCATGCCCGCGTTCCCTTTGAAGTACAGCGCAGACAGGTCGTGGAATTTAGCGGCGCTGCTGGCGTCAGCTGTGGTGGCTGCCAACCAAGCCGATTCAATGTAG
- a CDS encoding KLTH0G02200p (some similarities with uniprot|P53286 Saccharomyces cerevisiae YGR142W BTN2 Cytosolic coiled- coil protein that modulates arginine uptake interacts with Rhb1p possible role in mediating pH homeostasis between the vacuole and plasma membrane H()-ATPase may have a role in intracellular protein trafficking), translated as MFHFNQSPCIFDREPAVEGFLPFTVAPDQKRRRVCCQPFYNNAMKRDRKGIRFDVTENQQEYVLSVYKNVAEDTMSKAICDQLQKLRNDRPPTYHVVRDFFGNEYYVQDHEDDEDFMRHAIANLDLSPIKRQVARQVFRDYEITLNHRGDELVLMSRKDGLFKEFSLGIEFEDVSVKGFDMISESVAVLKIGIKKAQKEVPQMYHIEFQPSSNDTQQQEKIEQQEQQKLIEAAQEEELAKREAAATLKQRERAQAAHYAQIKKQEELARKERAALREREEQRAIEAATLRKREEQREREVAALKKHEEEERAREQEAAQREEKRHAISQKKAFLVEQKRKRRQQERQRRAKSQKNEKQPEKKNISPSDSPHNVVININFPNAVSEKTSEKSRGRSRSPVVLEDVDDEEEFRYRRSLDKSPRGSSIIDDM; from the coding sequence ATGTTTCACTTTAACCAATCTCCATGCATTTTCGACCGTGAGCCAGCGGTCGAAGGGTTTTTGCCATTTACGGTGGCGCCAGAtcagaagagaagaagggTTTGCTGCCAGCCTTTCTACAACAACGCGATGAAACGTGACAGGAAAGGGATAAGGTTTGACGTCACAGAAAACCAACAAGAGTATGTGCTTTCGGTCTACAAGAACGTGGCCGAAGATACAATGTCTAAAGCCATTTGCGaccaacttcaaaagcttagAAACGACCGTCCCCCAACCTACCACGTCGTAAGAGACTTCTTCGGCAACGAGTACTATGTCCAAGACCatgaggacgacgaagatttTATGAGGCACGCTATCGCCAACCTGGATCTGTCGCCTATTAAGCGCCAGGTCGCCAGGCAGGTTTTCAGAGACTACGAAATAACATTGAACCACAGAGGCGACGAGCTTGTTCTTATGAGCAGAAAGGACGGGCTGTTCAAGGAATTTTCGCTCGGAATAGAATTCGAGGATGTATCTGTCAAGGGCTTCGACATGATTAGCGAGAGCGTGGCCGTTCTCAAAATCGGCATCAAGAAGGCTCAGAAAGAAGTCCCTCAAATGTACCATATTGAGTTTCAACCATCCTCCAACGACACTCAACAACAAGAGAAGATAGAACAgcaagagcagcaaaagcTAATCGAGGctgcgcaagaagaagagcttgcaaAGAGGGAAGCTGCTGCCACTTTAAAGCAGCGCGAAAGAGCGCAGGCCGCTCACTATGCTCAGATCAAGAAACAGGAAGAGCTTGCAAGAAAGGAGAGAGCTGCTTTGAGAGAACGCGAAGAGCAGCGTGCGATTGAAGCAGcaactttgagaaaacGCGAGGAGCAACGCGAGAGGGAAGTGGCCGCTCTTAAGAAGCacgaagaggaagaacGTGCGAGAGAGCAAGAAGCCGCGCAGCGCGAGGAAAAAAGACACGCTATTTCCCAAAAGAAAGCATTCTTGGTTGAGCAAAAGAGGAAGCGTCGCcagcaagaaagacaaaggCGCGCAAAGTCTCAGAAGAACGAAAAACAAcctgagaagaagaacatctcTCCAAGTGACTCCCCTCATAATGTTGTGATCAACATCAACTTCCCAAACGCCGTTAGCGAGAAGACATCAGAGAAATCTCGCGGCCGCTCTCGCTCCCCTGTTGTTCTGGAGGATGttgacgacgaagaggaaTTTAGATACCGCAGATCACTTGACAAGTCTCCACGGGGATCCTCAATCATCGACGACATGTAA
- a CDS encoding KLTH0G02222p (similar to uniprot|P53285 Saccharomyces cerevisiae YGR141W VPS62 and similar to uniprot|Q06466 Saccharomyces cerevisiae YPR157W Hypothetical ORF) — protein sequence MSLALLLFLLQGVCAVIVPWLDNDPFAESTETHKLDLGYPPVLSPDEITDDTRSLPHEGFVPQFVIDNCPLVHLYSEEEYWPADISDFVRHFNIQLSNGSVLQEHPLDLQDLKSKIQGPAGAISGRETYLSSVDDFDKDPRWLLGHEPDYGSGQIKNAPAILIVVDKGNGWVDAFWFYFYSFNLGPFIMGYGPWGNHVGDWEHSLVRFFEGEPKYLWMSAHGGGGCYRFDAIEKKTRVQYSNNHRTSKILQRPLIFSARGTHANYASVGQHAHDVPFFFSALSDFTDRGPLWDPSLNYLAYTYNGTVVTPVSDRERELGTKWLHYMGHWGDKQLPWSDPRQRWCPVQWRYIDGPRGPLAKNLGRTSLCQRSKWFNFWGGCPARRKIKRGQGLDAEHNDLVGDNCGILLYRVRPKWLRTLMRLIMWRGIACFIMDYFTG from the coding sequence ATGTCACTAGCGCTACTGTTATTCCTCCTTCAAGGGGTCTGTGCTGTAATAGTGCCCTGGTTGGATAACGACCCCTTTGCCGAGAGTACGGAAACACATAAACTAGATTTAGGATACCCGCCGGTGTTGTCCCCTGACGAAATTACCGATGACACTCGCAGTTTGCCACACGAAGGGTTTGTACCGCAGTTTGTCATAGATAACTGTCCTCTAGTACATCTCTacagcgaagaagagtaTTGGCCGGCAGACATTTCCGACTTCGTCAGGCACTTCAACATCCAGCTCTCAAACGGATCAGTATTACAAGAGCATCCTCTTGACCTACAGGACCTCAAGTCTAAAATTCAAGGACCTGCAGGCGCCATCTCTGGCCGGGAAACATACCTGAGCTCCGTGGACGACTTCGACAAGGATCCTCGCTGGTTGCTCGGCCACGAGCCAGATTATGGTTCTGGTCAAATAAAGAACGCACCAGCCATTCTTATTGTCGTTGACAAAGGAAACGGGTGGGTGGATGCTTTTTGGTTTTACTTTTATTCCTTCAACCTGGGGCCTTTTATAATGGGCTATGGCCCGTGGGGCAACCATGTTGGGGACTGGGAGCACTCCCTCGTGCGATTCTTCGAAGGTGAGCCCAAGTATTTATGGATGAGTGCGCATGGCGGGGGAGGCTGTTACCGATTTGATGccattgaaaagaagactCGGGTGCAGTATTCAAACAACCATCGCACTTCGAAGATTTTGCAAAGGCCTTTAATATTTAGCGCGAGAGGCACACACGCCAACTACGCATCCGTGGGGCAACACGCGCATGATGTgccctttttcttcagcgcCCTGAGCGATTTTACAGACAGGGGCCCTCTTTGGGATCCATCTCTCAACTACCTCGCTTACACCTATAATGGGACGGTTGTCACACCTGTGTCTGATCGAGAGCGGGAGTTGGGAACTAAGTGGTTGCACTACATGGGTCATTGGGGCGATAAACAACTTCCATGGAGTGATCCGCGCCAAAGGTGGTGCCCTGTCCAATGGCGCTACATTGACGGGCCCCGTGGACCACTCGCTAAGAATCTTGGGAGAACCTCGTTAtgccaaagaagcaagTGGTTCAATTTCTGGGGGGGCTGTCCTGCTAGGAGGAAAATTAAGAGAGGACAGGGGCTAGATGCGGAACATAATGACCTTGTGGGAGACAATTGTGGGATTCTACTTTATAGGGTAAGACCCAAATGGCTGCGTACACTAATGAGATTGATAATGTGGCGTGGTATTGCATGCTTCATAATGGATTATTTTACAGGATAG